From Elephas maximus indicus isolate mEleMax1 chromosome 1, mEleMax1 primary haplotype, whole genome shotgun sequence, a single genomic window includes:
- the SMIM8 gene encoding small integral membrane protein 8 isoform X1 codes for MDTWRLQCNKSSLIKMSSAPEPPAFKNEPPKEKDFRNPGLRGVRTTTLFRAVNPELFIKPNKPVMAFGLITLSLCVAYIGYLHATEENKKDLYEAIDSQGHSYMRRKTSKWD; via the exons GTAATAAATCATCATTGATCAAGATGTCTTCAGCACCTGAGCCCCCAGCCTTTAAAAATGAGCCGCCCAAAGAGAAAGACTTTCGAAACCCAGGGCTCAGGGGTGTTCGCACAACGACCTTATTTCGAGCTGTGAATCCAGAGCTTTTCATTAAACCT aACAAACCGGTAATGGCTTTCGGATTGATAACCCTTTCACTTTGCGTGGCATATATTGGTTATCTACATGCaacagaagagaataaaaaggacCTCTATGAAGCTATTGATAGTCAGGGACACAGTTATATGAGGAGAAAAACATCTAAGTGGGATTAA
- the SMIM8 gene encoding small integral membrane protein 8 isoform X2 produces the protein MSSAPEPPAFKNEPPKEKDFRNPGLRGVRTTTLFRAVNPELFIKPNKPVMAFGLITLSLCVAYIGYLHATEENKKDLYEAIDSQGHSYMRRKTSKWD, from the exons ATGTCTTCAGCACCTGAGCCCCCAGCCTTTAAAAATGAGCCGCCCAAAGAGAAAGACTTTCGAAACCCAGGGCTCAGGGGTGTTCGCACAACGACCTTATTTCGAGCTGTGAATCCAGAGCTTTTCATTAAACCT aACAAACCGGTAATGGCTTTCGGATTGATAACCCTTTCACTTTGCGTGGCATATATTGGTTATCTACATGCaacagaagagaataaaaaggacCTCTATGAAGCTATTGATAGTCAGGGACACAGTTATATGAGGAGAAAAACATCTAAGTGGGATTAA